ACTATTGTGTCATTATGGCAGGGGGGATTGGGAGTCGTTTTTGGCCTCTAAGTACCCAAAGCTATCCTAAGCAATTTCAAGATATACTAGGTGTGGGTAGAACTATGATACAACAAACTTATGACCGAGTATCTAAGTTGATTTCTGCCGAAAATATTTTTGTTATTACTAATAAGGAATATGTTAGCCTAACATCGGAACAGTTACCAAATCTACCCCCGCAAAATATTATAGGAGAGCCTATGATGAAAAACACTGCTGCTTGTAATATCTATATGGCTAATATTATTGCAGAGCAAAATCCAGATGCTCAAATAATAGTTACACCTGCAGATCATCTTATTTTAAAAGAAGATAGGTTTTTAGACAAAGCTTTATTGGGGTTAAATGTTGCGGCAGAAAACGACTATCTCATCACATTAGGGATTACACCTACCCGTCCAGATACGGGATATGGCTATATTCAGTTTGTAGAAGGGAAAGGTATACCACTACTAAAAGTAAAAACCTTTACCGAAAAACCTAACCTAGAGATTGCTAAAACATTCTTGGAGGCGGGAGATTTCCTTTGGAATGCAGGGATATTTATTTGGTCTGCTAAAAGTATTATAAAAGCATTTTCTAAGCATTTGCCTGAGATGAAGCATCTTTTTGATGAATGTGATTATGATGCTAATGAAACTGAGCCTAATTGTATAGAAAAAATATATCCAAAGGCAGAGAAAATATCTATTGATAATGGGATTATGGAGAAGGCAGATAATGTCTATGTGATTCCTGCTGACCTTGGTTGGAGCGATTTAGGAACTTGGAACTCTGTCTACGACAATGCAGAAAAAAATGACGAACAAAATTCTACCAATTCCAAATATATTTTAACCTACAACTCTAAAGGCAATGTGATAAGGTTAAAAGAAAGTAATAAATTAGCAATTATAGACGGATTGCAGGATTATATAGTGGTAGATACAGAAAAAGTACTCCTTATTTGTCCTAGAGAAAATGACCAAAAAATAAAAGATTTTGTTTTAGATTTAAAAAACATCAAAAACGGAGAAGATTTTATGTAATCTTTAAAGAAAAACACTTAAATTTAGTCCAAAATCTGTATAGATGTTGGTAAAAGTTTATGGTAGTGCAATACATGGTGTTTCAGCACAAACTATCACAATAGAAGTTAATGTAGATCAAGGAGTCGGTTACAATTTGGTAGGGTTGCCAGACAATGCTATTAAAGAAAGTAGTCATAGAATTTCCGCTGCACTTAAAAATGTAGGCTATAAATTGCCCGGAAAAAAAATCACCATAAATATGGCTCCTGCTGACCTTAGAAAAGAAGGTTCCGCTTACGATTTGAGTATTGCGTTAGGGATTTTAGTTGCATCTGGTCAGATTATAGCTCCAGAGATAGAACGGTATCTTATCATGGGAGAACTCTCATTAGATGGAGGTTTACAACCGATTAAAGGCGTATTACCCATTGCAATAAAAGCAAGAGAAGAAGGTTTTAAAGGAATTATTTTACCGAAACAAAACACAAGAGAGGCTGCTATTGTAAACGATTTGGAAGTTTATGGTGTAGAAAACATCAAAGAAGTAATAGATTTTTTTAATGAGAACTATCCTTTAGAACCAACTAAAATCAATACACGAGAGGAGTTTCATAAAAAAGTAAATCTTTTTCCGTTTGACTTTTCGGAAGTTAAAGGTCAAGAGACCGCTAAAAGAGCAATGGAAGTTGCGGCGGCAGGAGGACATAATATTATTCTCATTGGTCCACCAGGAAGTGGTAAAACAATGCTAGCAAAACGAATTCCAAGTATTCTTCCTCCTTTAACATTGAAAGAAGCGTTGGAAACCACTAAAATACATTCCGTAGCAGGAAAGATGGGAGCTGAAACTTCCCTTATGACTATCAGGCCTTTTAGATCGCCACATCACACTATTTCCGATGTAGCATTAGTAGGTGGTGGCAGTTATCCTCAACCTGGGGAAATTTCTTTGGCTCACAATGGGGTGTTATTTTTAGATGAGATGCCAGAGTTTAAAAGAACCGTTCTAGAAGTTATGAGACAGCCTTTGGAGGATAGAGAAGTTACTATTTCTAGAGCTAAATTTACAGTAAACTATCCTGCTAGTTTTATGCTCGTGGCATCTATGAATCCTAGTCCTAGCGGATTTTTTCCTGATGACCCTAATAATACCTCTTCTTCTTTTGAGATGCAACGCTATCTTAATAAACTTTCAGGACCTCTCTTGGATAGAATAGACATTCATATAGAAGTTCAAAAAGTAGAATTTGACCAACTATCCGACAAAAGAAAAGGAGAATCTAGTGAGATTATTAGAAAAAGAGTTCTAAAGGCAAGAGAAATACAGCAAGAACGCTATCAAGATTTATCTATTAGCTACAATGCACAGATGGGACCTAAAGAAATAGAGCATTTTTGCGAATTAGATGAGGTATCGCTACTTTTAATCAAAAATGCTATGGAAAAACTAAATCTTTCTGCAAGGGCTTATGACCGTATTTTGAAAGTATCTAGAACTATAGCAGATTTGGAAGGAGAAGCCAATATACAAAGCCATCACATTGCGGAAGCTATACAATATAGAAGTTTAGATAGAGATTTTTGGAAAGTTTAAAATAGCTTTCTTTGTTAAAAAATCTTAAATATCATATTTTTTATATACATTTGTCCTCTCAAAATAGACATTTATAGGGATAACTTTACATTTTTTAATCGTTTAACAATTAGTAATAATCAACGGTCTTCCAAGTAAGGAATGGTTTTACTTTGGTTTAAATTAAAGGTAAAGTTATGGAAATAATTACGGATAGTC
This Riemerella anatipestifer DNA region includes the following protein-coding sequences:
- a CDS encoding YifB family Mg chelatase-like AAA ATPase produces the protein MLVKVYGSAIHGVSAQTITIEVNVDQGVGYNLVGLPDNAIKESSHRISAALKNVGYKLPGKKITINMAPADLRKEGSAYDLSIALGILVASGQIIAPEIERYLIMGELSLDGGLQPIKGVLPIAIKAREEGFKGIILPKQNTREAAIVNDLEVYGVENIKEVIDFFNENYPLEPTKINTREEFHKKVNLFPFDFSEVKGQETAKRAMEVAAAGGHNIILIGPPGSGKTMLAKRIPSILPPLTLKEALETTKIHSVAGKMGAETSLMTIRPFRSPHHTISDVALVGGGSYPQPGEISLAHNGVLFLDEMPEFKRTVLEVMRQPLEDREVTISRAKFTVNYPASFMLVASMNPSPSGFFPDDPNNTSSSFEMQRYLNKLSGPLLDRIDIHIEVQKVEFDQLSDKRKGESSEIIRKRVLKAREIQQERYQDLSISYNAQMGPKEIEHFCELDEVSLLLIKNAMEKLNLSARAYDRILKVSRTIADLEGEANIQSHHIAEAIQYRSLDRDFWKV
- a CDS encoding mannose-1-phosphate guanylyltransferase, which encodes MEYNKNHYCVIMAGGIGSRFWPLSTQSYPKQFQDILGVGRTMIQQTYDRVSKLISAENIFVITNKEYVSLTSEQLPNLPPQNIIGEPMMKNTAACNIYMANIIAEQNPDAQIIVTPADHLILKEDRFLDKALLGLNVAAENDYLITLGITPTRPDTGYGYIQFVEGKGIPLLKVKTFTEKPNLEIAKTFLEAGDFLWNAGIFIWSAKSIIKAFSKHLPEMKHLFDECDYDANETEPNCIEKIYPKAEKISIDNGIMEKADNVYVIPADLGWSDLGTWNSVYDNAEKNDEQNSTNSKYILTYNSKGNVIRLKESNKLAIIDGLQDYIVVDTEKVLLICPRENDQKIKDFVLDLKNIKNGEDFM